The DNA sequence GCGATCCGCCGACCTTCGATATTCAACAGGAGGCCTCCATTCAAACGCTGAACCCCATCGGGCCGGGTTACAACACGCTCATTCAGTACGACCCCCTGGACATCTACAAGATCGGAGGCGACCTGGCGGAAAAATGGGCGGTCAGTCCTGACGGCCTCAAGTATACTTTCAACCTGATCAAGGGCATCAAGTGGCATGATGGCCAGCCCTTCACCTCAGCCGATGTGGTCTTCAGCCTGGACCGCATGCGGAACCCGCCGCCGGGCACCGTATCTCCGCGCGCGGACCAGTTGCAGAACATCTCTCGCACCGAAGCGCCGGATCCCCTGACAGTAGTGATCACCCTCAAGCAGGCCCGCGCTTCATTCATTCCGACCATCGCCAACGGGTGGATGGTCATCATGCCCAAACACGTCATCCAGGCCAAAGGCCACATGAAAAGCGACGTGGTGGGCACAGGCCCCTTTAAGTTCGTCAAGTACACACGCGGCGTCAGCGTGGAATGGACCAGGAACCCCGACTACTTCGTGCCCGGCAGGCCCTACCTGGACGGCGTCAAGTTCTTCATCGTCCAGGACACGGAGACGCGGTACGCCGCGTTCCGCACGCGCCAGGTACTCATGACCGCGCGCGGCACCCAGGGCTTCACCACCTCGGAGCAGCGGCTTCGGGCCGAGCGGGAGATCGGTAACAGAATCCAGGTGTGGGTGTGGCCCAACCTCGGGTCGTCCATCCTCTGGTTCAACGTCCAGCGCAAGCCCTTCGACGATGTGCGCGTGCGCCGCGCCGCGGACATGGTGATGGACCGGCAGGCCACCATTGACGTGCTCGGCCAGGGCACAGGACAAGTCTCGTTCTTGTACCCGTCTGACTCGCCGTTCGCACTGCCCAACTCGGAGGTGAGGAGCTGGTCCGGCTATCGCCAGGGCACCGCTGTCACCAACGACGATATCGCCCAGGCCAAGAAGCTGCTGGCGGACGCCGGTTACCCTAACGGCTTCAAGACCGTCCACATCAACCGCGGTGGCTCCGGCTTCGCGTCTCGGGGAGTGCTCATTAAGGACCAGCTCGCCAAAATCGGCATTGACGTCCAGCTCGACACCCAGGAATTTGGGACGTATCAGGTGAGCCTGAGCAAGAAGGACTACGAGTCAGTGAACTTTGGCCCAACGCCGCTGATCGAGGACCCTGACTCAAAGCTGGACCCGTTCTTCCGAACGGGCGCCTCTCAGAACTACTCGAACTTCAGCGACTCGCAATTGGACAAGCTGCTGGACCAGCAAGGCGCGACGGCGGACCCGGCGCAACGGGCGAAGCTAGTCCAGGACATACAGCGCCGCATCCACGACCAGGCGGCGATTGCTCTCATGTATAACCTGATGGCGCAGATGGGCGCGTGGAAGGAAGTCCGGGGCTACCATCCCGGCGTCGGGCTGACCAATAATCAGAAGCTGGACACCGTCTGGCTGGCCCCGTAGCGACCGCCATTCCGTCGACTGTGATGATACCGCGACTGGGCCACGTTGGCCCCGCCGCGTGATGCGAGACGTCTATGCGGCAGTACCTTCTGCGACGGTTCCTGCTCGCCATTCCAACGCTGTTCCTCGTCTCCGTCACTATCTTCCTGGTATTGCGCGTCATCCCCGGAGATGTGGCGATGATCATCCTGTCGGGGTCGGAGGGATCGAGCGTCGCCAATCCGCAGCAAATGGCAGACCTGCGGCATCGGCTCGGCTTGGACCAAACCCTGCCGCAGCAATACGTCTCGTGGGCAACCGGCATCCTGCGCCTTGACCCCGGGCGCTCCCTGAAAACGGACAGGCCGATTGCGGACGAGATCGCCGGGGCGTTGCCTGTCACTCTCGAGCTGATCGTCTTCTCCACCCTGGTCTCTTTCTGCATCGCGATTCCCCTCGGCGTGCTCTCCGCCATGCACCAGGACACGGAGATGGACTATATCTTCCGCGTAGCGACCGTCGGTGGACTGGCCATGCCCGTCTTCTGGACGGCCACGCTCGTCATCCTGATTCTGACGATGGCCTTCAACTGGATGCCGCCGCTGGGGTTCGTTACGCTCTTCGAAGACCCGTTGAAAAATATCCAGCAGATGGTCTGGCCTGTGCTTGTCCTGGGCTATTACCAGGCCGCCGTGTTGGGACGCATGACGCGCTCGCAAATGCTGGAGGTGCTGCGGCAGGACTATGTGCGGACAGCGCGGGCGAAGGGCTTGCGGGAGATCACACTCATCTATGCGCACGCGCTCAAGAACGCATTGCTACCTATCGTCACGCTCTCCGGCCTGCAATTCGGCGTGCTTATCGGCGGCACCATGCTCCTGGAGATCATCTTCGTGCTGCCGGGTCTTGGCACCACCCTCATCGAGTCTATCCTGAGCCGTGACTATCCCATCGTGCAGACGATCGTGCTGCTCATCGCCGTGCTCCAGGTGTTGGTCAATCTCGCCGTGGACATGACGTATGCATGGCTGGACCCGCGCATCCGGTACACATAAGGGAAAGCACATCATGACTATCA is a window from the Dehalococcoidia bacterium genome containing:
- a CDS encoding ABC transporter substrate-binding protein translates to MLLSLVLLIASCAPQAPPAAPAAQPPPSAQPTAAPQPQATAAARPTPTLVPAVAPTPTPLSVGEKPRSGGVLTEGHFGDPPTFDIQQEASIQTLNPIGPGYNTLIQYDPLDIYKIGGDLAEKWAVSPDGLKYTFNLIKGIKWHDGQPFTSADVVFSLDRMRNPPPGTVSPRADQLQNISRTEAPDPLTVVITLKQARASFIPTIANGWMVIMPKHVIQAKGHMKSDVVGTGPFKFVKYTRGVSVEWTRNPDYFVPGRPYLDGVKFFIVQDTETRYAAFRTRQVLMTARGTQGFTTSEQRLRAEREIGNRIQVWVWPNLGSSILWFNVQRKPFDDVRVRRAADMVMDRQATIDVLGQGTGQVSFLYPSDSPFALPNSEVRSWSGYRQGTAVTNDDIAQAKKLLADAGYPNGFKTVHINRGGSGFASRGVLIKDQLAKIGIDVQLDTQEFGTYQVSLSKKDYESVNFGPTPLIEDPDSKLDPFFRTGASQNYSNFSDSQLDKLLDQQGATADPAQRAKLVQDIQRRIHDQAAIALMYNLMAQMGAWKEVRGYHPGVGLTNNQKLDTVWLAP
- a CDS encoding ABC transporter permease; the protein is MRQYLLRRFLLAIPTLFLVSVTIFLVLRVIPGDVAMIILSGSEGSSVANPQQMADLRHRLGLDQTLPQQYVSWATGILRLDPGRSLKTDRPIADEIAGALPVTLELIVFSTLVSFCIAIPLGVLSAMHQDTEMDYIFRVATVGGLAMPVFWTATLVILILTMAFNWMPPLGFVTLFEDPLKNIQQMVWPVLVLGYYQAAVLGRMTRSQMLEVLRQDYVRTARAKGLREITLIYAHALKNALLPIVTLSGLQFGVLIGGTMLLEIIFVLPGLGTTLIESILSRDYPIVQTIVLLIAVLQVLVNLAVDMTYAWLDPRIRYT